A genome region from Maylandia zebra isolate NMK-2024a linkage group LG6, Mzebra_GT3a, whole genome shotgun sequence includes the following:
- the LOC101487200 gene encoding pannexin-1 isoform X2, whose product MAIAHVATEYVFSDFLLKDPTETKYKGIRLELAVDKIVTFLAVGLPLFLISLAFAQEVSVGTQISCFPPTNFSWRQAGYVDSFCWAAVQQQADSSPLWLHKFFPYILLSLAILMYIPALFWRFTAAPHLSSDLSFIMEELDRFYNRAIRLAKNLASLDSKDAPEGTQSASDLTEGCFKYPLVEQYLKTKRFSHRLVVKYLACRGLTLLILLLACIYLGYYILLASLTDEFPCDLRTGVLKNDSMVPSPVQLVYAALGPARQSSSFLRPYEMLPGFGALGLVTPVYNDLSIYLLFLHENLSALKSFKCLQVLELLQEADDEGFDTMCLLRSLGQVKTDVLDSKKTCSHKDNKETDKAEE is encoded by the exons ATGGCGATCGCACACGTAGCCACCGAGTACGTCTTTTCCGACTTTTTGTTAAAGGACCCGACGGAGACCAAGTACAAAGGCATCCGTCTCGAGTTGGCTGTGGACAAAATAGTCACGTTTCTGGCGGTGGGACTGCCTTTGTTCCTCATCTCGCTCGCCTTTGCTCAGGAGGTCTCAGTGG GCACCCAGATCAGCTGCTTTCCTCCCACTAACTTTTCCTGGAGACAGGCTGGATACGTGGACTCTTTTTGTTGGGCAGCAGTGCAGCAGCAAGCAGACAGCTCGCCACTGTGGCTACACAAG TTCTTCCCATACATCCTGCTCTCACTGGCCATCCTCATGTACATCCCCGCCTTGTTCTGGCGCTTCACAGCAGCTCCGCACCTCTCCTCTGATCTCAGCTTTATCATGGAGGAGCTAGACCGCTTTTATAATCGTGCCATCAGACTAGCCAAGAATTTAGCCTCTTTAGATAGCAAGGATGCACCCGAAGGCACACAGAG TGCTTCGGACCTGACTGAAGGCTGCTTTAAATACCCTTTAGTGGAGCAGTATTTAAAGACCAAGCGCTTCTCTCACAGACTTGTGGTCAAGTACCTGGCATGTCGGGGACTGACTCTGCTGATCCTCCTGCTTGCATGTATCTACCTTGGCTATTACATCCTGCTAGCTTCTCTCACGGATGAGTTTCCGTGTGACCTGCGGACAGGAGTGCTGAAGAACGACAGCATGGTGCCGTCTCCTGTTCAGT TGGTGTATGCTGCTCTTGGGCCAGCACGTCAAAGCTCCAGCTTCCTTCGGCCTTATGAGATGCTGCCAGGATTTGGTGCTCTGGGTCTGGTCACCCCCGTCTACAATGACCTCAGTATCTATCTGCTGTTTCTGCATGAGAACCTGAGTGCACTTAAGTCCTTTAAGTGTCTGCAG GTGCTTGAATTGTTGCAAGAggctgatgatgaggggtttgacACCATGTGTCTACTGCGATCTCTGGGGCAGGTGAAGACTGATGTTTTAGACAGTAAGAAGACGTGCTCTCACAAGGACAACAAAGAAACGGATAAGGCTGAAGAATAG
- the LOC101487200 gene encoding pannexin-1 isoform X1, which produces MAIAHVATEYVFSDFLLKDPTETKYKGIRLELAVDKIVTFLAVGLPLFLISLAFAQEVSVGTQISCFPPTNFSWRQAGYVDSFCWAAVQQQADSSPLWLHKFFPYILLSLAILMYIPALFWRFTAAPHLSSDLSFIMEELDRFYNRAIRLAKNLASLDSKDAPEGTQSASDLTEGCFKYPLVEQYLKTKRFSHRLVVKYLACRGLTLLILLLACIYLGYYILLASLTDEFPCDLRTGVLKNDSMVPSPVQCKLVAVGVFRLLSYINLGVYVILAPLVVYAALGPARQSSSFLRPYEMLPGFGALGLVTPVYNDLSIYLLFLHENLSALKSFKCLQVLELLQEADDEGFDTMCLLRSLGQVKTDVLDSKKTCSHKDNKETDKAEE; this is translated from the exons ATGGCGATCGCACACGTAGCCACCGAGTACGTCTTTTCCGACTTTTTGTTAAAGGACCCGACGGAGACCAAGTACAAAGGCATCCGTCTCGAGTTGGCTGTGGACAAAATAGTCACGTTTCTGGCGGTGGGACTGCCTTTGTTCCTCATCTCGCTCGCCTTTGCTCAGGAGGTCTCAGTGG GCACCCAGATCAGCTGCTTTCCTCCCACTAACTTTTCCTGGAGACAGGCTGGATACGTGGACTCTTTTTGTTGGGCAGCAGTGCAGCAGCAAGCAGACAGCTCGCCACTGTGGCTACACAAG TTCTTCCCATACATCCTGCTCTCACTGGCCATCCTCATGTACATCCCCGCCTTGTTCTGGCGCTTCACAGCAGCTCCGCACCTCTCCTCTGATCTCAGCTTTATCATGGAGGAGCTAGACCGCTTTTATAATCGTGCCATCAGACTAGCCAAGAATTTAGCCTCTTTAGATAGCAAGGATGCACCCGAAGGCACACAGAG TGCTTCGGACCTGACTGAAGGCTGCTTTAAATACCCTTTAGTGGAGCAGTATTTAAAGACCAAGCGCTTCTCTCACAGACTTGTGGTCAAGTACCTGGCATGTCGGGGACTGACTCTGCTGATCCTCCTGCTTGCATGTATCTACCTTGGCTATTACATCCTGCTAGCTTCTCTCACGGATGAGTTTCCGTGTGACCTGCGGACAGGAGTGCTGAAGAACGACAGCATGGTGCCGTCTCCTGTTCAGTGTAAGCTTGTTGCAGTTGGTGTTTTCAGGCTTCTCAGCTATATCAACCTGGGAGTGTATGTGATTCTTGCTCCATTAGTGGTGTATGCTGCTCTTGGGCCAGCACGTCAAAGCTCCAGCTTCCTTCGGCCTTATGAGATGCTGCCAGGATTTGGTGCTCTGGGTCTGGTCACCCCCGTCTACAATGACCTCAGTATCTATCTGCTGTTTCTGCATGAGAACCTGAGTGCACTTAAGTCCTTTAAGTGTCTGCAG GTGCTTGAATTGTTGCAAGAggctgatgatgaggggtttgacACCATGTGTCTACTGCGATCTCTGGGGCAGGTGAAGACTGATGTTTTAGACAGTAAGAAGACGTGCTCTCACAAGGACAACAAAGAAACGGATAAGGCTGAAGAATAG
- the LOC101463764 gene encoding nuclear distribution protein nudE homolog 1 has translation MVEPTTRKFASLEEELGFWKEQAERYEQRAEEAQEELQEFQQMSRDYEAELETELKQCEGRNKELLQDNHRLRVELENIKEKFEVQHSDALRHISTLEEELGETRAVRDHLQKYIRELEQSNDDLERTKRATIMSLEDFEQRMNQVIERNAFLESELDEKENLLESVQRLKDEARDLRHELAVRQKERRPSSSLGKDTDRPDTMLPSAGNPSIPVTPSKPISSYVTTPASNIRRGDSLTGTPLTTSARISALNIVGELLRKVGNLESKLASCRDFVYDTSVNRPALTVGPGSPSGLDAGAELQAVGLSPPSQYDSLVKRLEFGPAPPRGISHGAQSPQGGVKILL, from the exons ATGGTAGAGCCGACAACACGCAAGTTTGCATCCCTAGAAGAGGAGCTGGGCTTCTGGAAGGAGCAAGCAGAGAGATACGAGCAAAG GGCTGAGGAGGCTCAAGAGGAGCTGCAGGAATTCCAGCAGATGAGTCGGGACTATGAGGCTGAGCTTGAGACAGAGCTGAAGCAATGTGAGGGTCGAAACAAAGAGCTCCTGCAGGATAATCACCGGCTTCGTGTAGAACTGGAAAACATAAAG GAGAAATTTGAAGTCCAGCATTCTGATGCTTTGAGGCACATATCAACACTTGAGGAAGAGCTGGGAGAGACCAGAGCAGTTAGAGATCATCTGCAGAAGTATATCAGAGAGTTAGAGCAATCCAATGATGACCTGGAGAGAACCAAAAG GGCTACCATCATGTCTCTGGAGGACTTTGAGCAGCGGATGAACCAGGTCATTGAGAGAAACGCCTTTCTTGAAAGTGAGCTGGATGAGAAAGAGAACCTGCTTGAGTCTGTTCAGAGGCTCAAGGACGAAGCTAGAG ACCTTCGCCATGAGCTGGCTGTACGACAGAAGGAGAGACGGCCATCCAGCAGCCTGGGCAAAGACACAGATCGTCCTGATACGATGTTACCCTCAGCTGGAAATCCTTCCATCCCCGTCACACCCTCCAAACCTATTAGTTCATATGTCACAACCCCAGCTTCCAACATCCGGAGAG GCGATAGTCTAACAGGAACCCCGCTTACTACATCGGCTAGAATATCTGCACTCAACATCGTTGGGGAACTACTCAGAAAAGTTGGA AATTTGGAGTCCAAGTTGGCATCTTGTCGAGACTTTGTGTACGACACATCCGTCAACAGACCGGCGCTTACAGTTGGTCCTGGCAGTCCTTCGGGTTTAGATGCAGGTGCTGAGCTCCAGGCGGTGGGCCTGAGCCCTCCTTCTCAGTATGACAG tttggtgAAACGGTTAGAGTTTGGACCAGCTCCTCCAAGAGGGATCTCCCATGGTGCCCAGTCTCCACAGGGAGGGGTCAAGATACTGCTATGA